The nucleotide window ACGGAACGGCCCGGGAACTCGCCGAAGGCGAGGTTGAAGAACGCATACCGCGGCTCCTTCTTGAGCGCGCGCGGGATTTCTTCGAGCGGGTGCTCCCACCATACCGCTATCGGGAAGCGCGTCCGCGAGAACTGCGCGAACAGGCGGCTCGGTTTGAAGATGAGCATCGTGGAGAGTATCGCCCCGAAATAGTTGTGGAACAGTTCCGTCGGAAACTCGTTGCCCGCGGAATCCAGGAACTTGCCCACCTCCTCATTGTACCCGAGCACGCGGACATGCAGCTTACGCTTCTCGGCTTCAGAATAGACCTTCTGCATGAATTCGAGTTCGCGGTCGCCCAGGCAGTAAAAATCCCCGTTCGGGTTCGAGCGCATCACCAAAAGAATTTCCTTGGCCTTCGGGGCCTGCACCGTGCGGAAATAGAAGCGCCCGCGGCCGCGGCGTGCGAGGATTCCCTCCGCCTGCAATTTTTCGAGGGTGCGCCTCATGGAACCGACCGAGGTCCCGTACCCCATGCAAAGTTCCTTGATGGAAGGGAGCGGAGAATCGGCCGAAAGCTTGCCCGCCTTCCAATCTTCGAGGAGGAGGCGCTCCAGGCGTTCCACCACCTGTTCGTGCACTTGCGGCTCCGGCGGAGCGACCTTCCCGTTGCCCCAGAAATACCCGTTGCCCTGCTCACCGTACGCCTTCTTCTTTTCGATGAGCTTGCGATAAGCGCGGAACACCGTGCATGTCGATGTCGACAGCTGTTCCGATACGCTGCGAACCGAAGGCAGCCTGTCGCCATCCTTGAATTTGGACGCTTCCAGCCACTTGCATATTTCCTCTACCGTCATCTGCGCCTCCTTTTTTCTGCGCACCGATATTGCAAACAACGTTATTTCTTTGTACCAAACAAATACGCTATGACGTACATCACAAAATAACTTGTCTGTAACGTGTTCTTCGTCACATCGGCTTATAACACTAGATACACTTTGGAAAATAATAAAAAAAGCAGTTATCCGTCAAGTTATCTTGACAAAATATCTTTGTAGAAGAACAGGAGGTACTTATGACTAGAAGATTTAAAATAGGGGCATGGGTCGGCGGCGCCGGCTCCTATCCCCAGCCCACGGCAGACAACATTCAGGCCTTTGAAACTTTGCAGGGATCGCACGTCGACTTCGTTAGCCTTTTCGCACTTTTCGATATCAATACCTGGTCCTGGGTGGAACCCTTCGCCGAGACCGCACGCAAGAACGGGTCCACGCTCGTGGTCACCTGGATGCCCAACGGCTACAGCGCACGCGACATCACCAACGGCATGGCAGACCTCTATATCAGGCACTTCGCACAAGACATCAAGAAGTACGGCTGGGAAATCTGGCTGCGCCCGCTGCACGAAGCCAACGGCGACTGGTACGACTGGGGCACGGGCAAAGCCGGCGAGACCAACACCGAAGAAAGCGTGGCCGAGGCATTCCGCCACATCGTGACAATTTTCAGAGAAGAATCCGTCAAAAACGTCAAGTGGGTATGGACGACCAATTCCTCGAACGTCGGCGAAAACACGTCGTTCACGGGAACCTACCCCGGCGACGACTACGTAGACTTTATTTCCATCGACGGCTACAACTGGGGCAACAAAAAATGCTGGTCCAGGTGGAAGAGCTTCTCGCAGGTATTCAAGAAGTCGTATGATGCTCTCGCAGGCATCGACAAACCGCTGTTCATCGCGGAAACCTCGTGCACGGAATCGGGCGGCAACAAGGCCGAATGGATTGCCGACATGTTCAAGGTGCTGCCCGAACAGTTCCCGAGAATTTTTGGCTTAATGTGGTTCAGCCAAAGCAAGAGCTTCGAGGCAGACTGGGCGCTCAATACCTCCAACGCCGCAGTCGACGCCTGGAAGGCGGGACTAAACGCCCTCGCCGGATAACAGTCTTTCTCCTTACTGTTACCGGTCCATCCCGCGGATTCCGGGCTTTGAAAAAAGCCCGGAATTTTTTATCTTTGTAAAAGTCAGTTCGAAATTCCATCCTGACCTTAGGCGGCAAGCATCACCGGACGGAATGCCCCGCAGCCTATAAACCAAAACTAGGAGACCCCAATGCGTTCCGAAGCCGAACTCGAAGGCGTCACCCTGCTCGGGAACAACGCCACCCAGTACAAGACCACCTACAGCCCCGAAGTGCTCGAGAAGTTCCCGAACAAGCATCCGGGCAACGACTACATGGTCACCTTCAACTGCCCGGAATTCACGAGCCTCTGCCCGAAAACCGGCCAGCCCGACTTCGCCGAAATCAAGATCAACTACATTCCCGACCAGTACCTGGTGGAATCGAAGTCCCTCAAGCTCTACATGTTCTCGTTCCGCAACCACGGGGACTTCCACGAGGACTGCGTGAACATCATCATGAAGGACCTGGTGAAGCTTCTGGACCCGAAGTACATCGAAGTCGAAGGGCTGTTCATGCCGCGCGGGGGCATCTCTCTCTACCCGTTCGCAAACTACGGCAAGCCCGGCACCGAATTCGAGGCCATGGCCAAGACCCGCCTTTTCGCCGCCATCGACAGGAGGAAGTAATATGCAGAACGAAATCGTCCTCATCGCCTCCATATTCGCGTTCTTCGGCGGGCTCGTCGCCTTCTTCCGCTTCTTCGGCAAGCAGGGCATCTTCGCCTGGACCGTCATCTGCACCATCGCCGCCAACATCGAGGTGCTCATCCTGGTGCACGCCTTCGGGCTCGACACCACCCTCGGGAACGTCATTTTCGCCTCGACCTTCCTCGCGACCGACATCATGAGCGAGATTTTCGGCAAGAAAGAGGCCAGCCGCTGCGTCAAGATAGGCATCCTCGCGAACGTCACCTTCATATTGATTTCCCAGAGCTGGTTCCTGTACATCCCCGCCGAGGGCGACACGATGGCAGAACCCATCCGCACCGTATTCGCCAACACCCCCCGCGTGATGCTCGCGAGCCTGTTCGCCTACGCCATCTGCGAACTGTTCGACGTCTGGGCCTACCACGCCTGGTGGAAATGGACCGAGAAGAAGTTCGGCGACAAGAAGCGCTTCCTGTGGCTGCGCAACAACGGCTCCACCCTCCTAAGCCAGCTCATCAACGTGGTGGCGTTCAACCTGCTCGC belongs to Fibrobacter sp. and includes:
- a CDS encoding GntR family transcriptional regulator, producing MTVEEICKWLEASKFKDGDRLPSVRSVSEQLSTSTCTVFRAYRKLIEKKKAYGEQGNGYFWGNGKVAPPEPQVHEQVVERLERLLLEDWKAGKLSADSPLPSIKELCMGYGTSVGSMRRTLEKLQAEGILARRGRGRFYFRTVQAPKAKEILLVMRSNPNGDFYCLGDRELEFMQKVYSEAEKRKLHVRVLGYNEEVGKFLDSAGNEFPTELFHNYFGAILSTMLIFKPSRLFAQFSRTRFPIAVWWEHPLEEIPRALKKEPRYAFFNLAFGEFPGRSV
- a CDS encoding glycoside hydrolase family 26 protein — encoded protein: MTRRFKIGAWVGGAGSYPQPTADNIQAFETLQGSHVDFVSLFALFDINTWSWVEPFAETARKNGSTLVVTWMPNGYSARDITNGMADLYIRHFAQDIKKYGWEIWLRPLHEANGDWYDWGTGKAGETNTEESVAEAFRHIVTIFREESVKNVKWVWTTNSSNVGENTSFTGTYPGDDYVDFISIDGYNWGNKKCWSRWKSFSQVFKKSYDALAGIDKPLFIAETSCTESGGNKAEWIADMFKVLPEQFPRIFGLMWFSQSKSFEADWALNTSNAAVDAWKAGLNALAG
- the queF gene encoding preQ(1) synthase, with amino-acid sequence MRSEAELEGVTLLGNNATQYKTTYSPEVLEKFPNKHPGNDYMVTFNCPEFTSLCPKTGQPDFAEIKINYIPDQYLVESKSLKLYMFSFRNHGDFHEDCVNIIMKDLVKLLDPKYIEVEGLFMPRGGISLYPFANYGKPGTEFEAMAKTRLFAAIDRRK
- a CDS encoding queuosine precursor transporter, with translation MQNEIVLIASIFAFFGGLVAFFRFFGKQGIFAWTVICTIAANIEVLILVHAFGLDTTLGNVIFASTFLATDIMSEIFGKKEASRCVKIGILANVTFILISQSWFLYIPAEGDTMAEPIRTVFANTPRVMLASLFAYAICELFDVWAYHAWWKWTEKKFGDKKRFLWLRNNGSTLLSQLINVVAFNLLAFAGVFPWNTIVEILIFGYGIFIVTSLMDTPFVYLARRIADKHPELLKE